One part of the Raphanus sativus cultivar WK10039 chromosome 7, ASM80110v3, whole genome shotgun sequence genome encodes these proteins:
- the LOC108815960 gene encoding putative invertase inhibitor: MNLSHLLFFFFLLLLVSQVKSTDDMIEETCKTCASKSMIFDYNFCMSSLNSPPMSPPPPLLPTNLSFLALTPMLQALDNATATASIIQQLMSEGGGFEDDDYGRACLRDCLELYEDAAERLEEAVRVFVSREEKETVKVMVSAAMEVATTCETGFMERDGGDGGGAMTWTSPLGVENYKLFELGEIAICIINMISPVTSMSL; the protein is encoded by the coding sequence atgaatctctctcatctcttgttcttcttcttcttactacTCCTTGTCTCCCAAGTAAAGTCAACGGATGATATGATCGAAGAAACCTGCAAAACATGTGCATCCAAATCTATGATCTTCGATTACAACTTCTGCATGTCCTCTCTTAACAGCCCTCCaatgtctcctcctcctcctcttcttccaaccaatctttcttttcttgccCTAACTCCAATGCTCCAAGCTCTCGATAACGCAACCGCAACAGCTTCCATTATTCAACAGCTAATGAGTGAGGGAGGAGGTTTCGAAGACGACGATTACGGCCGTGCTTGCCTTCGTGACTGCCTCGAGCTTTATGAAGATGCGGCGGAGAGACTGGAAGAAGCCGTGAGGGTTTTTGTTTCGAGGGAAGAGAAAGAGACTGTAAAGGTGATGGTCAGCGCCGCCATGGAAGTCGCCACGACATGTGAGACTGGTTTTATGGAGAGAGACGGTGGTGACGGTGGTGGTGCGATGACGTGGACGTCTCCGCTTGGTGTTGAGAATTATAAGTTGTTTGAGTTGGGTGAGATTGCTATTTGTATCATCAACATGATCTCTCCTGTTACATCCATGTCTTTGTGA
- the LOC108814503 gene encoding uncharacterized protein LOC108814503, with protein sequence MEAEDVLDLPASGSSGLQVQNNGLESGIGSPEANLLVDNEESMRRDLDLELVEENLTTVGGELSAEQVSHVVAVDEKLCIQKETLVHSATLDVSSNSGVTRPQTVSDQQQPTVHVTFNHLTRASKQKLESLLQQWSEWEAEYTLQPQDQEHPLESGEETYFPALRVGLQKISSVSFWIDNQTGPKPLEEFVLVESSTTPLYDRKFSLGSSSANGPISLQGGVEIIDDDPPRCFNCGGYSHSLRECPKPFDRAAVNSARKLQKSKRNQNTGSRLPSRYYQKAQSGKYDGLKPGTLDAETRQLLNLGELDPPPWLNRMREIGYPPGYLAPEDDHMSGITIFGDEMEEETREEIESEDGEILEKANPREPQMKMTVEFPGVNAPLPENADEWLWEAAAAPPHRSSRNNNNRWQQRTSRGYDYRDDDQLGFEPSSYPPRYGSRSDYGYGSKDRRSRSRSPIMERSLTERSSKRDYYSSRDPDFVDRDRNRDRNRGWDRDRDWDRDDRNRDRGDRDRDWDRDRDRDRDDRDWSYRLSSRR encoded by the exons ATGGAAGCTGAGGATGTTCTTGACCTACCAGCTTCAGGCAGTTCTGGTTTGCAAGTACAGAACAATGGCCTTGAATCTGGGATTGGGTCACCTGAAGCTAATCTTTTAGTTGATAATGAGGAGAGCATGAGAAGAGATTTAGATTTAGAACTAGTGGAAGAGAATTTGACAACTGTAGGTGGCGAATTATCAGCAGAGCAGGTTAGTCACGTTGTGGCGGTAGATGAGAAACTGTGTATCCAGAAGGAGACGCTGGTTCACAGCGCCACTTTGGATGTTAGTT CTAATTCGGGTGTTACTAGACCCCAAACAGTCTCTGACCAACAGCAACCTACAGTCCATGTAACTTTTAATCACTTAACGAG AGCTAGTAAGCAGAAGCTGGAAAGTTTATTACAGCAATGGTCGGAATGGGAGGCAGAATATACTTTACAGCCTCAG GATCAAGAACATCCATTAGAATCTGGCGAGGAGACGTATTTCCCCGCCTTACGCGTTGGATTGCAGAAGATTTCGTCTGTG TCATTCTGGATCGACAATCAAACTGGTCCTAAGCCGTTGGAAGAGTTTGTTCTAGTGGAAAGTAGCACCACTCCTTTATATGACCGTAAATTTTCACTTGGTTCGAGTTCAGCCAATGGACCAATCAGCTTGCAAGG GGGAGTGGAGATTATTGATGATGATCCTCCACGTTGTTTCAATTGTGGCGGCTACAGTCATTCCTTGAGAGAATGTCCAAAGCCTTTTGACCGAGCAGCAGTTAATAGTGCCCGGAAGCTTCAGAAATCCAAACGAAATCAGAACACTGGGTCTCGTCTACCATCTCGATATTATCAAAAAGCTCAAAGTGGAAAGTACGATGGCTTGAAACCAGGCACACTTGATGCAGAGACACGTCAGCTTCTGAATCTTGGG GAACTCGACCCTCCTCCATGGCTTAACAGAATGCGAGAGATTGGATACCCCCCGGGATACTTAG CTCCAGAAGATGATCATATGTCTGGAATCACTATatttggagatgagatggaggaggagactCGGGAGGAAATAGAGAGTGAAGATGGCGAAATCTTGGAAAAAGCCAACCCTCGGGAGCCACAAATGAAGATGACTGTTGAGTTCCCTGGAGTTAACGCTCCATTACCAGAAAACGCAGATGAGTGGCTTTGGGAAGCAGCTGCAGCACCTCCACATAGGAGCAGCAGAAATAACAACAACCGATGGCAGCAGAGGACAAGCAGAGGATATGATTACAGAGACGATGATCAGCTTGGTTTTGAACCTTCTAGTTATCCTCCAAGGTATGGTAGTAGAAGTGATTACGGGTATGGCTCAAAAGATCGTAGGTCTAGATCAAGAAGCCCAATCATGGAAAGATCGCTAACCGAGAGAAGTAGTAAGAGGGATTACTATTCTTCTCGTGATCCTGATTTCGTGGACAGAGACAGAAACAGAGATAGGAACAGGGGATGGGACAGGGATAGAGACTGGGACAGAGACGATAGGAACAGGGACAGAGGAGACAGGGATAGAGATTGGGACAGGGACAGGGACAGGGATAGGGACGATCGTGATTGGTCTTATAGATTAAGCAGCCGAAGATGA